The genomic window CAGAAGAAGCCGGTGACCACCGTCTGGACCACCGTCTCCGGTGGCACGTCGGCCCGCGGCTCGCCGCCCACGATCTCGGCCAGCGCCGGGTCCGCCGCCAGCCCGTCCAGCCGCATCGGGCGCACGCCCGCCTTGGCCAGCTTGCCCAGCAGCCGGCGGCGGGTGGCGTCGATCCCCGCGCGCCGCCCCGGCAGCACCGACTCCCGGTCCTGCGACAGCGCCACCAGCGCGTCGTCCACCTCGACCAGCAGCCCGAGCAGCTCCTGTTGCGCCTCCCGGGCGGCCCGCGCCTCCTCACCCCGCAGCCGTTGCAGCAGCGAGCAGCGGTAGAGCAACTGGCTGAACGCCTGGGCCAGATCGACCTCCAGCGCCCGCTGCGGCACCGCCAGGGGCTCGCCC from Kitasatospora sp. NBC_01250 includes these protein-coding regions:
- a CDS encoding nucleotide exchange factor GrpE, with protein sequence MTTPQTHEPHEPPLTPVPGEPLAVPQRALEVDLAQAFSQLLYRCSLLQRLRGEEARAAREAQQELLGLLVEVDDALVALSQDRESVLPGRRAGIDATRRRLLGKLAKAGVRPMRLDGLAADPALAEIVGGEPRADVPPETVVQTVVTGFFWQDEVLRRAQVVVATTPATTPETVPDTTDATAAPWAGPAPEAAPPTEPLTDAAPPTDTEPPALPTAGPPKSAPRKARTQARGTRKAKARRGRRKR